A segment of the Candidatus Nitrososphaera gargensis Ga9.2 genome:
CGGCTTGAAATATGCTCTCCAGAAGAGAGAGTTTTCGTACTTCCAATTCCTGAACTCCTCGGAACTTGTAAGCAGAAAGGCAGGAAAATGCACGTACGAAATCTGGCGTGAGCCTTCAATGTGGTAAGGTAAAAGGTCGCCGTGGGTGTTGAGTACGATGTCTGCGCCGTGAATGCGGCTTGATAGCAGGACCGTCATCAGCTTCTGGTACATGCCAAAATAGTTAGCCTTGAATGGCAGGAGTGATATCATGTGCTTGATTTGAAGGTCTTTGCCGTATGCCTTGGCAACGCGTTCTAGGTCGGGCGGCTGGACAGTGATAAGGTCGACCTCGTATCCAAGCTCGTGAAGCGACTCTATTGCGTCTATAGCGACGGTAGTTTCTCCACCAAGCGTATTGAGTGTATGGTGTATTACGGCAGCCTTCACAAACCATGTCAATCATAATATCGATATTACTACTTGCAAAAATTCGTACATTATCTAATGCTATGAAATACTTCTATTTTGGCGACATTAGACATTCTACTGAAGAAGAATTCAAGCCGGATTCTGGTGCTGTGGTTGCTAGTTAAATAGCCATGATGTCATTGTATAGTTATGAAAAAATTCAACAAAACACAGTCATACGGCAAGTGTGAATGCATCTGCCACAGAAGGCCAAACACCGACTATTGTGGTTACTGCTCGCCTGCACATGTTAGAACGCAAGGATAAAAGGGATTTTACAAATCTCTTAGTTGCTGTTATTGTCATCATCATTATACTTGACGACACAGGACTTTGTTATTCTGCGGTGGGCCGAGTAATAGGCCAATACAAGCAGTCCGATCGCAAGCAGACGGAGCGGAAGCTGATAGTTTGACAGGATGGTTGACGCGGCAACTCCTGCAGTGCCAAAGGTGGTCGCAAGGTAAAAGCCGACTGAAGAGCAGCCCGCGCACACGCTAGAGACAGTACCAAGGGCAGAGCCAGAAAAAAATGATGACGACGATCTGCTCGCTCCTGACTTGGAATTTCTGGCAATATAGACGTTCATGCTGACAATTATGCCAATTAGTGGCACGGTGATGTTTGCCAGGACAAAGCCGGGGATTGCGTCCTGCGGTATTGGATAGTAAAAGTCTAAAGACGGCGAAAACAGCAGCAGGCCGTCCAAGGCGTTGAATATTATCCAGAACCCAACCGTGACTGTGGCAGCCAGTGCTATGTATGGCTTTGAGAATACTATCCTTGCTGAGAGCCCGGCAGGCACCATATTGTTGTTGGGCATGCTAAATGGCCCTACTCCTATTATTCTTTAAGTGGCATGGAAGAATTCAAATAGTGTTCTGAGCCATAGTAGGTTGCTTGGCACAACTACAGTCAAAGAAGGAATGTGCCCTCTGCGGTACGACTCTACCTGTTGGAAGCGAGGTCAGCATATGCAACGAGTGCATGAAGTGCGCCGACTGCTGCGTCGGTCTTGAAAAGTTGAAGGAATAATACATACGTGCTTTGAGCTTATTCACGTTTCGCACCCGGCTACAAATTATGCAACAAAAAATTCCAAAGCAAAAGGCAAGACACCATCTTCTCCTATATGATGTTATAGAAATATCTTCAAAATTTATATACAATAGAAAACGAACAGTTCGAATAGAAAATATTCTGTGAGGAATGGTTAAGATTACAAACCATTTTTCTGCTCTTGATGGCATTGGCCAGCGGCTTTGCCGGCTTGATATCGCCATCGTTGTTTTCTGTGCAGGATTGCCTATGCAGCATCTTTTACTATAGATGACACTCCGGCCAACTGCGAAGCAATACCACTTAACGGCGGCACTAGCAACGTCATGTCGATTACCGCCATCAATACATGGCAGATAGAGACGGCATCCTATCACTTGGTTCGGCTGACTCGCTCACTGTCAATTCAGGCATAAATCTGAGAATAATGTCTACTACCGGCACCATCGACAATGACGGCAGCATCAATATCATCCAGTGCAACTGAATATTCACTGGATCAGTAACAAGTGGTAACGCTCTGGCGGATGCCTGCGCGCCCGTAGCAACCACCGCGTCTATCTCTATAAATGAAGACAACGCTGTGGCGTTTACACTTAACGGCATAAACCCAGACGCCCAGCCAAGCTTTGCAGCCGTGTCGCTACAGTTTTCAGTGGTGTCGGGGCCCTTTAGCGGCACCCTCTCTGGAACTACGCCTAACCTGACCTGTACTCCGAATGCAGGTTTCTCCAGCACTGACAGCTTTACTTTCGGGGTAAACGATGGCGCCAGCAATAGCACGGCTGCCACTGCGTCGATAACCGTCTCTACCAATTCTGGAAGCAGCAGCGACAGTGAAGGAAGTGGAGGGAGCGGCAATGGCAGCAGCCGCAAAGTGATATTGAATCCGCAGACTGGCAAGCCTTCCACCATCACCACTACTACATATCCAGAGAGCTACTTTGAAGAGAACCCGCTTGATAAGATTCAGATACTCTACATTCCTTGACCTGTCTGGAGTCAGCATTTCTCAATCAATCATATGATAGGAGGTAATCATAACTGCTACCCTTGCCAACCCTCAGCAAGTATCTCAAGACCATGCGTTCATTGTACAGATAACCAACAAGCAGGACATTATCTTTTACATAGGCTGGCAGCAAGGGACTGTTGCAAGCGACCAGACTGCAGACGTTTTCGTGTCTTGGAAGTCGGATGCTGCGGGCAGCTATAATGCCAAGATGTTTGTACTGGACTATATTGGCGATACGCCAATGATTCCATCAGAGCGACATCAAAAAGATATAAGTAACATAGCATACCGCGATGCACCATCAATAATCCTCATCTGCAAGGCTGATTGAACTCAACCTAGAACTAGTTCTTTAATAGCAAGTCTAATACACTCTCTCATCGTTGTCAGCCAACGGCAGTTTGCGACAAAGCAACAGTGGAATAATTTTTTGTGGAATATATTCCAAGTCGTGCTCAAATTATTCCAAAACTGGAATAATTTGGAATATTAATCCAATGTAGTATTCCAATCCAAGCGTGCAAGATGGAATAAAATATTCATGTATATTCCAAAAAATGCTGGACTGGAAACGCGCGTACGCATGTGTGTATTATGTGGCTACTACTCTACCATCTTGAGCGTGTCAGTTATCGTGACTATCCCGATTACATTGCCCTTTTCGCTTACCAATATGCACTTTGCAAACCTTACAAGCGGGATCAGAGCCTTGGCAGGAGTCGACACGTCAACGATCGGGGGCGGCGGTTCCATCACCTGCGCCACGTGCATGTTCTTGAGGTCCTCCTCTTCCTTCTCCACCATCACCTTGGCAAGGCCGTCCTCGGTCAGTATGCCCACAACTCGCGAAGAATCAAAGACAGGGATCTGACTTATCGAGTTGTCACGCATGACGTCTATGGCCTTGTGCAGCTTTTCGTCCCTTTGGACAGATATCAGGCGGCGGCTGCAGATGTCGCCGGCCTTCATCGAAGTGCGCCCTTCAAGCGAGCCCAGTATTTCAAAGATTTTCCTTGCAGTATCGTAGCTTGGTTTGCACCTGCCAGACTCGATCTGGTTTATCATGGAGGTGCTGACGCCCGTCAGGGCGGCAAGCTTTCTCTGGGTAATCCCAAGCCTGATTCTGGCCTGCTTAATGTATTCGAGCCTTGGCAGCATGCGACTTTTACATTCCCGACTTCCGCACTTATAAGCTTGGGTGCCACACAAGATTTTTTGATAGCCTTATCTCATCAGAAGCTTAAACAGAAATCTTATCTATAAGAGGTAGGTAGACTCCTATGTCATTTGAATTAGCACATCAAAATAACAAGACCAGCGATGGCAATAGATCGATGATTATCAACCCTTGGGAATCGTCGGGATAATAATCATTTGAAAGATGCCTCTAACGATTTTGTTGATTATCTAGAACAAGACATCAGTAACTCTGCAGTGCAGCAATTTGTATAGCCCCATTATCCAATGAGGTTTGCAAAAATTGGAATACGACCAAAGCTGAAAGTGAGCCAGCAGGGAGACGCGTATGAGCAAGAAGCAGACTACATAGCAAGCAAAGTAGTTGCGGAGCCTGCGTCCGTTCAATCATACCAGAATCTCTCAGATAGAAACCATCGCGTTCAGTATCTTCTTCAGTAACAAACAGAGCACAAGAACATGATACAGGCGAGATGGTAGATGATGATAATATGTTGGGAGCCAAATCATCTTCTATAGGATCTATCGATGCAGCAACAGGAAGATTCATGAAAGAACGCCTTGGATTTAACTTTGACAATGTACGAATTCACACAGACGAAGCAGCAGCCAAATCCGCCGAATCTATAGGAGCTCAAGCCTACACAGTTGGCAGAGACATTTTCTTTGGTCGGAATATGTACGAACCGGGTACAATACGCGGAAAAGAATTACTTGCTTACGAACTGGTACATGTCATACTACAAGCTCAGAGTACAGAAATTAAACCTCATCGCAATTTTGCGAACAGCTCTACAGATAGTCTTAGAGCCGAAGTTTCTCATTCTGCTCCTGCAGATGAAGTGCATTTGAGGCCCGTGACTTTCAACAGGCGTACATTTGAAGTCAGAGATGTAATTCTCAATGCAGCTGCCTCAAGGGATGTTAGAACACATGGAAATCTTTGTGCCTGGCCCAGATCAGGCTCATATTATAATTACAGGAAGTCGGGAACTTGGATATAAAACCACACATAACACTCCCGATGATCCTTTTCGATGACAGTGGCTGAAGGATATAGTAGACAACGGTCATGTCGAAATCAATGCAATAAGCATGACTCAAGATTTTCCGGTTAAGGAAGTAACGGCGGGAACGAACACAGTCCAAAGAAATCTTATGGTGCTTGGAGCATCAGGAATCATTCTTCCGCGTCTCTCTGTGGCGCAATCGATTAAACACTACTGCTATGACCTTTGTAGTTAGCACGAATACAACGAGAGATCAAATCGAGACTGGCGTACAAGGACGGGGAGTACTTGGAAGCAAGTCTTTGGCGCACGAGTTGTTCGGACATCTCGTTATCTATGAAAGAGGACCCTGGCAACATGGCAGGCAACTTACAGCACAATATCTGAGACCCCACGGGCAGACAGTATGTTGGTCGAGTCGACCAATTTATCAGCTCGTTTGTAGGGGCATCGAATACCGCCTTCCAATCTCTCACCCAGCGGGTTAGCATGCTCATCTGAACGATGCCTTGACGTGGATGATGAATAATGGTGCAAATCATCTGAGCTTGAACAATATGGGCATCGGCTCGGTGACTAGCGATTTTGCATTACGATGGGAAACCGTAAGTGGGAATTACGACGTTCTGCGCGTAGGCACCCAAGTCCTGCGGCTCCATCATTGCAATCCGCTTGCGGAATCGTCAATTGGTTCGTAGGCTGGTATAGCGGACTTGCGCCTGACAAAGGACTTTTACCAGCATTTTGTCAGGCATTACAACAAGTTTCTCTAGCAGAAATAGAAGACAGCTAGCTGTTGATGTGCTGAATGCAATACGTGCTAACAATAAAAGGCTTCAGAACCAGCCTCAAACTCCACCACAATCAAACCCACCGCATCCTACCCTATGAAATCAACGTATTTTTTGTTCTCTAGAAATTCTCTACTCTTCAATATCTTGTTATTTTTCTTTCCATACAGAAAGCAGCTCTCTCGCCCACCACACTACCTGTGTGTGCCTAAAACCTCAGCACCCGAAAAACGAATTATTCTTGTTTTATATAGAAAATCATAGTTCAAAGCCTTATATTATGTGCGCGCGAATTTTTCTTTGTTCTAGTCTGCAATGGTCAATAACAATAACAATGGCGATGGCAAGTGGGATTCGGTCAAGCGGTACAAGCTTACAAAGATGATAAACGAACTGTCAAGTATATCTGGCCATGGCACAGAGCTTGTCACCGTTTACATTCCGCCCCGGCGACCGATATTTGATGTCATTGCGCAGCTACGCAACGAGTCCGGCACAGCCTCAAACATCAAGTCAGATCTTACTAGAACCCATGTGCAAGACGCGCTCAGCAGGACGATTGAGCAGCTGAAACTTTTCAAGGAGACGCCTGAGAATGGGCTTGTGATATTTTGCGGAGCCATCCCAAACGACAAAGGGATTGGGAAGGAAAAGATAGAGATATACCCTGTGATCCCTCCTAAGCCGATCCAAATCAGCCTGTACAGGTGCGACGACCACTTTTGGACGGACCACCTGAAAGAAATGATGAAGGACGACAAGGTCATTGGCATACTTTCCATAGATACGCAGGAGACAGGCATCGGCATACTGACGGGCGACCGGTGGGAAGTAGTCGATACCATTACGTCGGGCGTCGCAGGTAAGCACCGGCAGGGAGGCCAGTCTGCGAGGAGGTTCGAAAGATTAAGGGAAAACGAGCTGAACGAGTACTACCACAGGGTAGCCGACCACGTAAAGAAGGTATTTATCGACCAGTACAATGTCAAGGGCATAATACTCGGGGGCCCAGGCCCAACAAAGGAGAATTTCCTGAAGGAAGAATACCTCGATTACAGATTGCAAAAGAGCGTCATAGCCACCATTGACTCGTCGTACTCTGGCGAGGAGGGCGTGCGCGAATTGATAGAAAAGGCGCAAAAAGACGGCATCCTGCAAGAGTACCGTGTAATGGAAGAAAAGCAGCTGGTCAAGAAGTTCATGAGCGAGGTGCACTCGGGCAGGGGCCTTGGCATTTATGGCGTACATGACGTCGTCAGGGCTCTTGAGGGCGGCGTGGCCGATCTTGTCATAGTTACAGATGACATCAGCCACGTCCGGCTAGAGTTCAAGTGCAAGGCTTGCAAGAACGTGCAGACAAAGATAGTCGAACGGGCGCAGGTCATAGCCACGAAGCAAGAGTACTTGACAAAGCCGTGCCCGTCGTGCCACGCCACCGACATTGAACCTGTTGAAAAAGACATTGTTGACTACCTGAACGAGCTTGCAACAATGACTGGTGCCCGGCTTGAAGTCATTTCCAGCAAGACAGAAGAAGGGTCACAGCTTGCCAGCCTTGGCAAAATAGGCGCGATTTTGCGTTATAAGCCTATGTAGGCTTGCACGAGCATTCATCTATGCCCTTGAAGCAGCCAGTGCATACTACAAACATGTTGCACCCCATTGGAGTGCATGCCTCAAAGGTCCTCGAATCCCTGCCGCAACTACACTTGTGCATGCACAATCTGTTACATCTAAACAATATCTAGCTTGCGGAAAAACGACTAGTCGTTTTTTCTATTCTTCTTAATTACTATTTTGTACGAGTGCCGGCATGGCAAAGAACGAGATGTTTTTCATTGTTGGTGGCATAGCGGCTGGTGCCGTGATAGCAGGGTCGTTGTTTTTGTTATACCCTGACACGATGTTCCAGAACACCAGCTTTCAGGCACAACAAAGTGGCGAGCTTCCAGATCTTGGCGGGCCTACAACAACCACTACTGCAAGCGCGGGTACCAACAACGGCACAAACAACTCTACTACGACTGGAAGCACTGACGCCGGAGGAGTGCCGGGATCATCAGCACCACACACAGGGTCGCCATATTAGCCTGTGGGGCATAATTGTGCATCCGCGTAAATAGTAAGACACAAAGAGGCGCGCATGGAAATTCCTGCACGATTACAAACATTCGCACGGCAGCAGCTGACTTCTCTCTTGCTGCCACTCTTTTGATAAACTAGTCAAGATTAATTTGACAAGTATTAAATAAAGGTAAAGAAATATCAGCACTTGAGAGAATGCCTACTGAACTAAAAGTTCACCCATCGTTTTTCAAGGAATTTGCCACCAAGACTTGGGTCTCGCCGACAGAGATTGTCAAGGAGCTTGTAGAGAATGCATTTGATGAGGATGCCACAAGAGTTCTTGTCACCGTTCTGAACAACGGATCTATTGCTGTCGAAGATGACGCAGGAATGGATCAAAACGGGATGGAAAAGTTTCTGCTTTTGGGCTCGCCGCACAAAAAGGTCGAATCGATTTCTCCAAAACTGAAAAGGATAAGGACGGGCAGGTACGGCACTGGAAGGCTATCATTTCTGACATCGTTTGAAAGCATGAAAATAAGGACAAAGCGCGGCAATTTCGCCAAGGCGATTGTCATTGACGCAGACGTTCTAGATAAACTGTACACCGGCAATGCCAAGCTTGACGAACTGAAAGAGCCGGCCCTAAAGCGCGATGGCACCGAGCTTGTCATGACCGGCGCCAAGATAGCTGTCGATATGTTCAGGATCATGAAGGAGATCCGCAAGCTGGCAGTGCTGAGGCAACCGATGTTTGAGGTTTATATTAAGACTGCTGACAAGTTCAAGGAATGGAACTTTGACGGCGCACAGGTGATACGTGCGCCCGACATCCAAGGCCACAGGATACCTGTCAACCTTGATGGTGGCAGGATAACTGGCGAAATCATTATTGCAAGGAGGCCGCTGTCAGATGAAGAGCGCGGCATTGCAGTGATGGTTGGGAACCACATCGTAACACACAGTAACTTTGGTTTTGACACAAAGCTTAACCGCGTCACCGGCTTTGTCAGGTGCGACACCCTAACGACAAGGTTCGCCGACAAGTCTGCAATCATTGAAGACGAGGAATACGCTAAGTTCAACCAGCTAATGAAGACATTTGTAATTGATACTGTCATCCCCGGCCTCACAGAGTACGAGGACGTGTTGATAACCCGGGAAGAATCCAAGATCTATCGTGAGATAGACAAGGTGCTTGGGCAGGCCATGGTAGAGACGCTAGAGCTTGAAGAGGAAGTGCAAGGCTACGAGATGGTGGAGGTAAAGGAGCGCGTCAGGACGCGCAAAGAAGAGGGAGGCAAGCACGAGCACAGGGCACATGCTCATGCGAGCCGCCAGGTGGCTGATTATGAAGAGATCAAGCCGCTCCCTCCGGCCAGCTCTGGTATTTCAAAGGCAGATCATGCGCGGCAGCACACGGTAAGCGAATCTGGCATCATCTATGAAGAAGGAACCGCTCCCGAAATCGCCGGCGAGGTCGTCGAGACAGTGGACGAGGCTCAGGCTGATGGGACAGTAATCAGGACAAGAACAGTGAGAAAGCCGATACTGAAAAAGACGTTTGCGCTCAAGAGGATCGGCTACAAGGTCATACCGTACGAGGACGAGACCGATTCCCGCTATAGCTTTACCACAGACAACATTGTGTTTGTGAACAAGGCCAACCCGACCTATAAAGCAGAGGCCGCAAGGGGAGACGAGTTCCTGATGAGACACGTCATCAGCATCGTCGCCGAGGCGGTGGCGCAAGAAAAGCATCCGGAGGGCAAGGAAGCACTTGAGCTCCAGAACCGGCTCGTTTCAGAAGCGATAAGGATACACGATACTAACGTGCTAAAGCGCTAAGCAGAACATATTCGAGTCTGCCCGCAAGCAATTTTCTTTTCCTCCTCCTCTTCTTTTTCCAATAGAAACGACTAAATCTAACTGGCATCTCGATTTACATATATGGCCTTTGAATTCATGCCCGGAGCGACAGTAGTCGGCATATCGTACAATAATGGCGTTATTCTGGCTGCAGAAAAGAGGGTGTCGTTCGGCAACTTTGTTGTGAACAAGAACATCAAAAAGACATTTTCAGTCACAGATCATGTTGGCGCTGCATGCGCCGGCATGGTGGCAGACATGCAGGTGCTCGTAAGGCAGGTCGAGGCTCTGGCCAAGATTCGCAAGCTTGAGACCAGACGCGACGTGGCGCCAAACTCTATCGCTAAGCTGATGTCTGTCATAATGTTTGAGCGAAGGTACTTTCCGCTGTTGACGCAGGTGATCGTAGGCGGCATTAACACAAAGCCTGAAATCTACACGCTTGACCCGCTAGGCTCTGTCCTGCCTGACGATTATGCCGCCGTTGGCACTGGCGCGGAGATGGCGCTTGGCATCATGGATGCCGAGTTCAAGCCCAACATGACTGAAGAAAAGGCCAAGGAGCTGGCCGTCAGGGCGATCAGGTCAGCAATCCAGCGTGACGCGGCAAGCGGAGACGGAATCGACGTGCTGGTCGTATCAAGGACAGGCCACCGTGAAGAAACAATACCGATCCGCAACGCCTAGATTTCTTTGTAGGCTTCCCACATTTTGTCGCTGATGTAATGCAGGTTCTCAACGACATAGCCTTTTGCCATAGCTTTTGCTGATTCACTGTCCTCCAAGGCGACCCCGACTGCAAGAGCCTTGCCGTGCGTCTGGTCCTTTACCACCACGATATCACCCTTTTTGAAAGAATCAAAGTTAGTAATACCTGGCCGCATAACCTTGGCGCCGTTGCATACAAATTTCACGGCCCCCATGTCAACGGTCACGGACGGAAAGCGCTGGAGCACTTCTGGCTTGCTCCCGAGGAACGGCACGATGCTGTCCTGCACTTGCACGGCAACTGTCTCATCAGCGATCAGCAGGCGCCTGCCCTCTTCAACCTCATATATCTTAATGCTCTTAACCTTCGGCACGACACCCTGTGGCCATACAGAGCCCAGCTTATCCAAGAGCTCGCCAGTTTCGCTTTTTGATAACACGAACGTCTTCAGGCTGATCAGAGCAATAATCCGGGCAATGGTATTAATTCGTTCCATTGCTGTACGAACCTTTATTGCAATTCTATACAACATAGTTCTGTGTATATATGCAGTATCAAATTCTGAAGGAGCCCATGACCATACTTGATGTGCAGATGAGCTCTGGCGAAAAGATAACCGCCGAGTCAGGTGCAACGGTCTACATAAAAGGTGACATCGAGATCAAGACTCGGACGTGCGAAGGCGGGCTCTTGAAAAAGCTCAAGGTCACAGCTCTTGGCAGTGAGTCATTCATTGTCAACAATTATATCGCGCAAGGCGATTGTTCCATAGGTGTCACTGGTCCTCCGCTTGGCGACATTGTGCGCCCAGATATCAAGCCTGGCAGTGACTTTATCGTGCAGTCAGGCTCGTACGTCGCATCCACCCAAGGTGTGCTGCTGGACACCAAGTGGCAGGGCTTTACTAAGGGATTGTTTGGAAGTGAATTTTTCATGCTCAAGGCAATGGGTCAAGGCGACCTGTTCTTTAACGCATACGGCGGCATCATGCACAAGCAGCTGGCTGCGAGCGAGAGAATATGATCGACAATTACCACCTAGTCGCGCTCAGCGACCAGGCTGCCTACTGTGTGACCAAGGTCTGAGGCATGAAAACTACGATACCTGGAGGCGAGGGCTTGCCACTGAAGTCACCGGGCCCGGATCGCTGTACTTCCAGACAAAGAACATCCGCGAATTAATTGACCTGCTTGGGATCAACCAAAGAGCAGAAAGGACATCAGGCTCTGGCGTATCGTTCGGTAGGTTCCGTATTGGCTAGGTTAGGTGTTGGTATGGGTAATCGCCTGCCAACAGTCTAGGCAGTACTCGCCGTTTACTTGGAATATTTCAGCAGGCTTGCTCTTGCAGCGGTTGCATACAAATGCGTCGCCATCTGCAATTCCTTCCCTTTTTTCTGTCTCTACGGTTAAAATTTGCATATTTACCTTATAGAAATTTGATGGTAAGTTGCAATATTTATACCTATTTTTGTTCTGCTGAATTACACAGATTTTTATTTATAAAGAATGAAAACTGACTCTCCCAGCCCTTTAGGACCTTTTTGGTTCAGCTAAAGGTAGTATCGCGTATCTCTATCAGATCACGGAGCACTGCACTTGCAGTCTCCATCCCACCTGCGCCCCTGCCGATTATGGTTTGCTGGCCGGAATGCTCTGATGAAAACGTGACTGCATTGAGCGTGCCGTTGACGCATATCGGGTCTGTCTTGGCGACTTCGCTCGGCGTCACATCAAGCTGCCTGCTGTCGCACGCCGCTATGAGCTTGATCGCATTGCCGCGCTGTGCTGCCTTTTTCACATCGGTGACGGTCACCTTGGTGATGCCTGTACGCTTGACATCTTTCATAGTCACCTTCATGCCCATCACCCAGTTTGCCATGATGACCAGCTTTGCCGCGGCATCAAAGCCGTCGACATCAAGTGAGGGGTTTGCTTCGGCATAGCCTTTTTTTGAGGCATCCTGCAGCGCGCTTTCATACGTCAGTCCTTCTTCCATCTTGCTCAGGATATAGTTCGTTGTCCCATTCAATATGCCCTTGAAGGACGTTATCCTGTCGCCCTTTAGGCAGCGCTTTGCAAATTCTAGAATGGGAGTTCCGCCTCCAACCGTCCCGCTGAAACGCAGCATTACTCCATTATAGTTTGCAAGCTCGATCAATGATGGGAATGCGAGGGCAAGCGGCCCCTTGTTCACACTGATCACATGCTTGCCAGTCCTCATCGCTGTGATTATGTGTGAAGTTCCAGGCTCGCCGTCATTAAGGTTGGTCGGCGTGCACTCGAGCACCACTTCTGCCTCGACGCTTTCGATCACCTGCAGCGGGCTGAATTTGCCTCCTCTTTCATAGGCACCCACAGTCCCCTTGGTCTTCTTTGCATCAAGCAGGCGCTGGAGGTCAAGGCCGGCAGGCGCTACCGCCGAGCCATCGTTGTCAACGCATGCCACTATGCGGGGCTTTATCCCATACTTGCTGTACAGGTCGGCTGATCTGGACAGCAGCAGCTTGGCAAAGCTCTGCCCTACGACTCCAAAGCCGACAACGATTACGCGCAATCTAGCTACCGACTTTTAACATCTTGTGTGGGGTTAATAAAACTATAAAACTGAATGCGAGAAACCCTGACACGCATTGAAAATAGATGAGATGGACTTAAGGCTCTTGAACCTCTTGCAAAAAGACAGCTCTGTCCCGCTTGTGAGAATGGCAAGCAGCCTGCGCGTGACAGAGGGAACGGTCAGGAACAGGATAAAGAGGCTCCGCAGGACCGGCGTGATAAGGAAATTCACAATCTCTGTTGACTCGACGGCCATAGGCCAGAATGTAGTAGCGTTCATACTCCTCAATGCTGCGCCGGGCAGGCTGGCCGATGTTGCAAAAAGGCTCTCAACGATCGACGCAATATCTGAGGTGTACGAGACTCATACCTACAGTGACATGCTCCTCAAGGTGAGGGCAAAGAACTCAAGCGACCTCGCTGATATTATCGCAAACAGGATCAAAACAGTAGGCGGGGTCGTAGGCACTCAAGTGATAACTGTGCTCAATGCATGGAAAGAATGACTTATACTATCCTTAACACTATTCTTATATATAAGCACATTCTGTAAAGAGATGTTGGAAAAGTGCTATCGTAATTTCATCGACACCTGCAAGTCGCCGGTAACCAAGGCAAACTATGACCTCCATCTCTCGCAATTCAAGGACTGGATGAAGGCAAAGAAATACTCTGATCTTTTGAAGTACAAACCAAAGCCCTTGCAGGAAAAAATAATCGACTACATCAACTACATGAAGAAACAAAAGCAGTCGCCAGCGTCGAT
Coding sequences within it:
- a CDS encoding PUA domain-containing protein; amino-acid sequence: MERINTIARIIALISLKTFVLSKSETGELLDKLGSVWPQGVVPKVKSIKIYEVEEGRRLLIADETVAVQVQDSIVPFLGSKPEVLQRFPSVTVDMGAVKFVCNGAKVMRPGITNFDSFKKGDIVVVKDQTHGKALAVGVALEDSESAKAMAKGYVVENLHYISDKMWEAYKEI
- a CDS encoding Ig-like domain-containing protein yields the protein MADACAPVATTASISINEDNAVAFTLNGINPDAQPSFAAVSLQFSVVSGPFSGTLSGTTPNLTCTPNAGFSSTDSFTFGVNDGASNSTAATASITVSTNSGSSSDSEGSGGSGNGSSRKVILNPQTGKPSTITTTTYPESYFEENPLDKIQILYIP
- a CDS encoding ATP-binding protein, coding for MPTELKVHPSFFKEFATKTWVSPTEIVKELVENAFDEDATRVLVTVLNNGSIAVEDDAGMDQNGMEKFLLLGSPHKKVESISPKLKRIRTGRYGTGRLSFLTSFESMKIRTKRGNFAKAIVIDADVLDKLYTGNAKLDELKEPALKRDGTELVMTGAKIAVDMFRIMKEIRKLAVLRQPMFEVYIKTADKFKEWNFDGAQVIRAPDIQGHRIPVNLDGGRITGEIIIARRPLSDEERGIAVMVGNHIVTHSNFGFDTKLNRVTGFVRCDTLTTRFADKSAIIEDEEYAKFNQLMKTFVIDTVIPGLTEYEDVLITREESKIYREIDKVLGQAMVETLELEEEVQGYEMVEVKERVRTRKEEGGKHEHRAHAHASRQVADYEEIKPLPPASSGISKADHARQHTVSESGIIYEEGTAPEIAGEVVETVDEAQADGTVIRTRTVRKPILKKTFALKRIGYKVIPYEDETDSRYSFTTDNIVFVNKANPTYKAEAARGDEFLMRHVISIVAEAVAQEKHPEGKEALELQNRLVSEAIRIHDTNVLKR
- the prf1 gene encoding peptide chain release factor aRF-1 gives rise to the protein MVNNNNNGDGKWDSVKRYKLTKMINELSSISGHGTELVTVYIPPRRPIFDVIAQLRNESGTASNIKSDLTRTHVQDALSRTIEQLKLFKETPENGLVIFCGAIPNDKGIGKEKIEIYPVIPPKPIQISLYRCDDHFWTDHLKEMMKDDKVIGILSIDTQETGIGILTGDRWEVVDTITSGVAGKHRQGGQSARRFERLRENELNEYYHRVADHVKKVFIDQYNVKGIILGGPGPTKENFLKEEYLDYRLQKSVIATIDSSYSGEEGVRELIEKAQKDGILQEYRVMEEKQLVKKFMSEVHSGRGLGIYGVHDVVRALEGGVADLVIVTDDISHVRLEFKCKACKNVQTKIVERAQVIATKQEYLTKPCPSCHATDIEPVEKDIVDYLNELATMTGARLEVISSKTEEGSQLASLGKIGAILRYKPM
- a CDS encoding Ntn hydrolase family protein encodes the protein MAFEFMPGATVVGISYNNGVILAAEKRVSFGNFVVNKNIKKTFSVTDHVGAACAGMVADMQVLVRQVEALAKIRKLETRRDVAPNSIAKLMSVIMFERRYFPLLTQVIVGGINTKPEIYTLDPLGSVLPDDYAAVGTGAEMALGIMDAEFKPNMTEEKAKELAVRAIRSAIQRDAASGDGIDVLVVSRTGHREETIPIRNA
- a CDS encoding TIGR00266 family protein, coding for MQYQILKEPMTILDVQMSSGEKITAESGATVYIKGDIEIKTRTCEGGLLKKLKVTALGSESFIVNNYIAQGDCSIGVTGPPLGDIVRPDIKPGSDFIVQSGSYVASTQGVLLDTKWQGFTKGLFGSEFFMLKAMGQGDLFFNAYGGIMHKQLAASERI
- a CDS encoding eCIS core domain-containing protein encodes the protein MVDDDNMLGAKSSSIGSIDAATGRFMKERLGFNFDNVRIHTDEAAAKSAESIGAQAYTVGRDIFFGRNMYEPGTIRGKELLAYELVHVILQAQSTEIKPHRNFANSSTDSLRAEVSHSAPADEVHLRPVTFNRRTFEVRDVILNAAASRDVRTHGNLCAWPRSGSYYNYRKSGTWI
- a CDS encoding CBS domain-containing protein, which encodes MLPRLEYIKQARIRLGITQRKLAALTGVSTSMINQIESGRCKPSYDTARKIFEILGSLEGRTSMKAGDICSRRLISVQRDEKLHKAIDVMRDNSISQIPVFDSSRVVGILTEDGLAKVMVEKEEEDLKNMHVAQVMEPPPPIVDVSTPAKALIPLVRFAKCILVSEKGNVIGIVTITDTLKMVE